The uncultured Fibrobacter sp. genome has a window encoding:
- a CDS encoding glycoside hydrolase family 9 protein, producing MRRLKKIKPIAVAASLAFSATAAMAATTPYDLIRPTWPLSWDSTAFSKFDTTGTGMIDALNIDKTPASFKAGALMPDTLDQAYFDAINSKISPIRVNQAGYLESDKERLFYYIGSAKEFEVVDADGKSLKTKVTGLLSNTLVTTQSDWTIVGSRDAVSYRYKVAFTGPSGYIFVGKIPQNVPTNTRLRIKVGDEVSSTFIVSDDVYTMTKDAALKFFGIQRSGNSESWFHGPSHLKDGAGKVVLGKDAAEGYTSKEGALQGGWYDCGDHLKESQTQAFAFAALALMSATNPTKDVDHYAYNQGEFVTTDGIPDVLREAKHGADFFLRAYEFAKGVIDDMPVSVGNTSNDHMSWNRPEAQDYMPAARGGSAGRDVRLGELGANVSAEIAAGLAILAKNYKTYDKAFADSCLTVAEKLYDFAKSLAQGETYKNNKATFTSSTYINNNRVYDKLALASVALLYATSKKDYADDMIRAKDLFKLQQVNDIGGAGYFAGGWFTGFSGSMLKGGTSTNFADMHTYALYALYKLILADKTKATTEYGLTEEEHLAAIEDCLASMIENLADEATSGNGLITLPTTARNTYPLHYDSTWYSLYSIGSLYNFDQAGNIFDVLAYAEVAADIEKQGITLPNIEGSEFKASEMRQLGINQLNYLFGVNPWDVSFVFGVGDKNDAHPHHRAANPEGKSMPGLNYKYVCPVGGLLGGPTPSEQNSWNNSWSNFIIEETCLEGSTLLLSALTLVSNGGSDYYEKKCDNCKSGETSPFSGETYATACTYSENTLGMFNINFHNESLEDIDSVVAYVYFEATEEDISSGAKPFILNCELYGLDGLMQLCPEDKKDMIKSEPKKVEGTFNTWEQQIDIGSLGLGTLKKLILYFTADSGSTSEIKLADAWSFTAHSTTKDAPVYAGAPSWPMNQDRYQDPPQDPYIVLRSKGKLLWGYGPGETTSDRVGFVKPTVIARARMQVAKNKLYVLANAQGTKTVKIFDLLGNQLTVKTFDGTRAEVNLAKLPHRGALIARVVQNGKVLATQSIRIK from the coding sequence ATGAGAAGGCTCAAGAAAATCAAGCCAATTGCAGTTGCCGCGTCTCTTGCATTTTCGGCTACGGCTGCAATGGCCGCCACCACCCCCTACGATTTGATTCGCCCCACCTGGCCTTTGAGCTGGGACTCCACAGCATTCAGCAAGTTCGATACTACGGGAACAGGTATGATCGATGCTTTAAACATCGATAAGACTCCCGCAAGCTTTAAGGCGGGCGCCCTGATGCCCGACACCTTGGACCAGGCCTACTTTGATGCTATCAACTCCAAGATTTCGCCGATTCGCGTGAACCAGGCGGGCTATTTGGAAAGTGACAAGGAACGTCTGTTCTACTACATAGGTTCTGCCAAAGAATTTGAAGTTGTGGATGCAGACGGCAAATCGCTCAAGACCAAGGTAACCGGATTATTATCCAACACCCTAGTTACAACCCAGAGCGACTGGACAATTGTCGGAAGCAGAGATGCTGTATCCTATCGTTACAAGGTGGCATTTACCGGCCCTTCCGGTTATATCTTTGTCGGCAAGATTCCGCAAAACGTACCCACCAACACACGCCTGCGCATTAAAGTGGGTGACGAAGTCTCTAGCACCTTTATTGTAAGCGACGACGTTTACACCATGACAAAGGATGCTGCACTCAAGTTCTTCGGTATCCAACGCAGCGGCAACTCCGAATCTTGGTTCCACGGCCCAAGTCATCTAAAAGACGGCGCAGGCAAGGTAGTACTCGGAAAAGATGCCGCTGAAGGCTATACGTCAAAAGAAGGAGCCTTGCAGGGCGGTTGGTACGACTGTGGCGACCACCTGAAGGAATCGCAGACGCAAGCATTTGCCTTTGCAGCACTCGCCTTGATGTCTGCCACGAACCCGACCAAGGACGTGGACCACTACGCCTACAATCAAGGTGAATTTGTAACGACCGACGGTATTCCCGACGTTTTGCGCGAAGCGAAACATGGCGCAGACTTTTTCCTGAGGGCTTACGAATTTGCCAAGGGCGTTATTGACGACATGCCCGTGTCCGTGGGCAATACTAGCAACGATCATATGTCGTGGAACCGCCCGGAAGCCCAAGATTATATGCCCGCAGCACGCGGAGGTTCTGCGGGCCGCGATGTGCGACTCGGCGAACTCGGCGCCAACGTTTCCGCTGAAATTGCAGCTGGCCTCGCCATTTTGGCCAAGAATTACAAGACTTACGACAAGGCCTTTGCAGACAGTTGCTTGACGGTCGCTGAAAAATTGTACGACTTTGCCAAGTCCTTGGCTCAAGGCGAAACATACAAGAACAACAAAGCCACTTTTACATCTTCCACCTACATCAACAACAATCGCGTCTACGACAAGCTTGCTCTCGCCTCGGTTGCACTCCTTTATGCCACAAGCAAGAAGGACTATGCCGACGATATGATTCGCGCCAAAGATCTTTTTAAATTGCAACAAGTTAACGACATCGGAGGCGCAGGTTACTTTGCGGGAGGATGGTTTACAGGCTTCAGCGGATCAATGCTTAAGGGGGGAACAAGCACCAACTTTGCAGACATGCACACCTACGCCCTGTATGCCTTGTACAAGCTGATTCTTGCCGACAAGACCAAGGCCACAACGGAATACGGCCTTACCGAAGAAGAACACCTAGCCGCTATCGAAGACTGCCTTGCCAGCATGATTGAAAATTTAGCCGACGAGGCCACATCAGGAAACGGATTGATCACCCTTCCTACCACTGCTCGAAACACATACCCGCTTCACTACGATTCCACATGGTATTCCTTATATTCCATTGGATCGCTTTATAACTTCGATCAAGCCGGAAATATCTTCGATGTTCTTGCCTACGCCGAAGTGGCTGCCGACATTGAAAAACAGGGAATCACCCTCCCGAACATTGAGGGTTCCGAATTCAAGGCTAGCGAAATGCGCCAACTCGGCATTAACCAGCTGAACTACTTGTTCGGCGTGAACCCCTGGGATGTTTCCTTTGTATTCGGCGTTGGCGACAAGAACGACGCCCACCCGCACCACAGAGCAGCAAACCCCGAAGGCAAAAGCATGCCTGGACTTAACTACAAATACGTCTGCCCCGTCGGTGGTCTTTTGGGCGGCCCCACCCCCTCTGAACAAAACTCTTGGAATAATAGTTGGTCTAACTTCATCATCGAGGAAACCTGTCTTGAGGGCTCAACACTTCTCTTGTCTGCCCTGACCCTTGTAAGTAACGGCGGCAGCGACTACTACGAAAAGAAGTGCGACAACTGCAAAAGCGGAGAAACATCACCCTTCTCCGGAGAAACCTATGCAACGGCATGTACTTACTCTGAAAACACCTTAGGCATGTTCAACATCAATTTCCATAACGAAAGCCTAGAAGATATTGACAGCGTTGTAGCCTACGTTTACTTTGAAGCAACCGAAGAGGACATTTCTAGCGGAGCAAAACCCTTCATTTTAAACTGTGAGCTATACGGTTTGGACGGTTTAATGCAGCTCTGTCCTGAAGATAAAAAGGATATGATAAAAAGTGAACCGAAAAAGGTCGAAGGCACTTTCAATACCTGGGAGCAACAGATTGACATCGGATCACTTGGTCTCGGAACATTAAAGAAACTTATTTTGTACTTTACCGCTGACAGCGGTTCTACCAGCGAAATCAAACTTGCCGACGCATGGAGCTTTACCGCACACTCCACGACCAAGGATGCACCCGTTTACGCAGGCGCCCCCAGCTGGCCTATGAATCAAGACAGGTACCAAGATCCACCCCAAGACCCCTACATCGTTCTCCGCAGCAAGGGCAAGCTCTTGTGGGGTTACGGCCCAGGCGAAACCACCAGCGACCGCGTAGGCTTTGTCAAGCCCACCGTCATCGCCAGGGCCCGCATGCAG
- a CDS encoding ABC transporter permease, with protein sequence MSPFTLIKIALKALLRNRMRTFLSVLGIVIGVAAVIAMVAMGEGSRISIKEQMTAMGSNAIIIMPNRDRRGGVQQESTSELLEEADIIAIRENATYINGVSPMMTVGGQAIVGNNNSPTTLSGISADYLKIRNYEIEDGVMFDDVTDRMSKVCVIGQTVVKNLFPEGDPIGKTIRYKNIPLKVIGTLKAKGSGDFGQDNDDVIFTPYQTVMRRFSATTNIRQIFANSIGEGYAEKATEEIMGILKERRGWTKPVDPFRVFTQEEMIQTITSTSDMISLVLTIIAGISLFVGGIGIMNIMYVSVTERTKEIGLRMAIGARGKDIMFQFLFESVIISLLGGIIGIALGIAASEVVKIAFNMPMSVSVTSVIVSFAVCFATGVFFGWYPARKASRLDPIEALRFE encoded by the coding sequence ATGAGTCCGTTTACTTTAATCAAAATTGCACTCAAGGCTTTGCTGCGCAACCGCATGCGCACCTTCCTTTCGGTGCTCGGCATCGTGATTGGTGTCGCGGCGGTGATCGCCATGGTCGCCATGGGCGAAGGCTCCCGAATCTCCATCAAGGAACAGATGACCGCGATGGGTTCCAACGCCATCATCATCATGCCGAACCGTGACCGTCGCGGCGGCGTGCAGCAGGAATCTACCAGCGAGCTCCTCGAAGAAGCCGACATTATCGCCATCCGCGAAAATGCCACCTACATCAACGGAGTTTCCCCGATGATGACCGTGGGCGGGCAGGCGATTGTAGGCAACAATAACTCCCCCACGACTTTGAGCGGAATTTCTGCCGACTACCTCAAGATTCGCAACTACGAAATCGAAGATGGCGTCATGTTCGATGATGTCACGGACCGCATGTCCAAAGTCTGCGTTATCGGGCAGACCGTCGTCAAGAACCTGTTCCCCGAAGGCGACCCCATCGGCAAGACCATTCGCTACAAGAACATTCCCCTGAAAGTCATCGGCACCTTGAAAGCGAAAGGCTCCGGCGACTTCGGGCAAGACAACGATGACGTGATTTTCACGCCTTACCAGACGGTGATGCGCAGGTTCTCTGCAACCACAAACATCCGCCAGATTTTTGCGAATTCCATTGGCGAAGGCTACGCCGAAAAGGCGACTGAAGAAATTATGGGAATCCTGAAGGAACGTCGCGGATGGACTAAGCCCGTTGACCCGTTCCGCGTATTTACGCAAGAAGAAATGATTCAGACCATCACGAGTACGTCTGACATGATTTCTCTGGTGCTCACGATTATCGCAGGCATTAGTTTGTTTGTAGGCGGTATCGGTATCATGAACATCATGTATGTTTCCGTCACGGAACGTACCAAAGAAATTGGCCTGCGCATGGCCATCGGTGCCCGCGGCAAAGATATTATGTTCCAGTTTTTGTTTGAATCGGTGATAATCAGCCTGCTAGGCGGCATTATCGGGATTGCTCTCGGCATCGCCGCCTCCGAAGTCGTGAAAATAGCCTTCAACATGCCCATGAGCGTCTCGGTGACCAGCGTGATCGTGAGCTTTGCCGTGTGCTTTGCGACAGGCGTATTCTTTGGCTGGTACCCCGCCCGCAAGGCAAGCCGCCTTGACCCGATTGAAGCCTTAAGGTTCGAATAG
- a CDS encoding ABC transporter ATP-binding protein, which produces MNPILSIQNIRRDFKMGDETVHALRGVSFDIYPGEFVTIMGTSGSGKSTMLNILGCMDKPTSGEYILDGQHTEKLKRDALAKIRSKKLGFVFQSYNLLSRTTAIENVELPLLYNSSVSAAERHRRAIEALKMVGLESRMNHLPNQLSGGQQQRVAIARALVNDPVIILADEATGNLDTRTSYEIMMIFQELNRQGKTIAFVTHEPDIATFSGRTITLRDGLLKKDVKNENVQDAKAAFEALPPPETFEEEE; this is translated from the coding sequence ATGAACCCGATTTTATCTATCCAAAATATCCGCCGAGACTTCAAAATGGGCGACGAAACGGTCCACGCGCTGCGTGGCGTCTCTTTTGACATCTATCCCGGCGAATTCGTGACCATCATGGGTACAAGCGGTTCCGGCAAGTCGACCATGTTGAATATTTTAGGTTGCATGGACAAGCCGACCTCCGGCGAGTACATTCTAGACGGTCAGCATACCGAAAAATTAAAACGCGACGCTCTCGCGAAAATCCGAAGCAAAAAGCTCGGGTTCGTATTCCAGAGTTACAACTTGCTCAGCCGAACCACGGCTATCGAAAACGTAGAACTTCCCTTATTATACAACTCCAGCGTGTCTGCCGCAGAACGCCACCGCCGCGCTATCGAAGCTTTAAAAATGGTCGGACTCGAAAGCCGCATGAACCATTTGCCGAACCAGCTTTCGGGAGGCCAGCAGCAGCGAGTCGCCATCGCACGCGCCCTGGTGAACGACCCAGTGATCATTCTCGCAGACGAAGCCACCGGAAACTTGGATACCCGCACCAGCTACGAAATCATGATGATTTTCCAGGAACTGAACCGCCAAGGAAAAACCATCGCCTTCGTGACGCACGAACCCGACATCGCCACTTTTAGCGGGCGAACCATTACACTCCGCGACGGACTCCTGAAAAAAGACGTGAAGAACGAAAACGTGCAAGACGCCAAGGCAGCCTTCGAAGCCCTCCCTCCGCCGGAAACGTTTGAGGAGGAAGAATGA
- a CDS encoding GtrA family protein, which translates to MKHFIKYNLIGVMNTLITLASVWVMHQILDWNLELSNFLGFIFGAINSYLMNRIWNFKSHNRKRTEIIRFILVFLAAYALNFVTLEATVYVLNTAWCKPFTDFISQFMKPGFFANIVANGVYVVASFMLYKKWVFK; encoded by the coding sequence GTGAAACATTTTATCAAATACAACTTGATTGGCGTTATGAACACGCTCATTACCCTCGCCTCGGTTTGGGTAATGCACCAAATACTCGACTGGAACCTAGAACTTTCGAACTTTCTCGGGTTCATTTTCGGCGCCATCAACAGCTACTTGATGAACCGCATTTGGAACTTCAAGAGCCACAACCGCAAGCGCACCGAAATCATCCGATTCATCCTCGTGTTCCTTGCGGCCTACGCCTTGAACTTTGTAACGCTCGAAGCCACCGTTTACGTTTTGAACACCGCCTGGTGCAAACCGTTCACCGACTTCATTTCGCAATTCATGAAACCCGGCTTCTTCGCAAACATCGTCGCCAACGGCGTATATGTCGTCGCAAGCTTTATGCTCTACAAGAAGTGGGTGTTTAAATAG
- a CDS encoding acetyl-CoA hydrolase/transferase C-terminal domain-containing protein, which translates to MTWFDAKKCSAADAAAMINDGDVLGVSGFTLAGYPKEVPTALAARAEKMHAEGKPFKVTLFSGASTGDSCDGALARAQAVSLRMPYQSNPSLRKAINAGQIKYIDAHLGKMGYLVRTGAVPAPTVAIIEVSAILSDGRVCLSTSGGNSVTYLEMAPKIILELNTRLGDSFMGIHDTALPELPPHAKPLAIYSAGDRVGSEFVKIDPNKVIAVVETSRLDEVNPFVEPDAVSRNIGERILDFICFEESKGRLPKGMAFQSGVGKVANAVLSAMSDDSRLGTIDLYTEVIQEAVFPLLKKGKLGVASGTALTLSEKAQKEFVENAAEWKKHLVLRQQEVSNSPDVIRRVGVISMNTALEADIFGNVNSSLVSGSSMMNGIGGAADFARNCALGFFLTPSVAKDGAISSIVPYVSHVDQTDHDTMIFVTEQGLADLRGLAAEERARLIIKNCAHPDFREPLTDFLEYSLKHAKGLHMPLALERAFEMHSRFLETGKMR; encoded by the coding sequence ATGACTTGGTTTGATGCGAAAAAGTGTTCGGCGGCCGATGCCGCAGCAATGATTAACGATGGTGATGTGCTGGGAGTTTCCGGTTTTACTTTGGCCGGTTACCCCAAAGAGGTTCCTACGGCTTTGGCCGCGCGTGCCGAAAAGATGCATGCCGAAGGCAAGCCTTTTAAGGTCACGCTTTTTTCTGGAGCTTCTACGGGCGACAGCTGCGACGGGGCTTTAGCTCGGGCGCAGGCGGTGTCGCTTAGAATGCCTTACCAGAGCAATCCGAGTTTACGCAAGGCGATTAACGCCGGCCAAATCAAGTACATTGATGCCCACCTCGGCAAGATGGGCTACCTCGTGCGTACGGGCGCTGTGCCTGCGCCGACGGTCGCTATTATTGAAGTCTCGGCCATATTGAGCGACGGTCGCGTATGCCTTTCGACCTCGGGCGGAAACTCGGTGACTTACCTCGAGATGGCACCCAAGATTATTCTGGAATTGAATACGCGCCTGGGCGATTCCTTTATGGGAATCCATGACACCGCACTTCCGGAACTCCCGCCGCATGCAAAGCCGCTGGCCATTTATAGCGCCGGCGATCGCGTGGGTTCTGAATTCGTTAAAATCGACCCGAACAAGGTCATCGCCGTTGTCGAAACATCTCGCCTCGACGAAGTGAATCCGTTCGTAGAACCGGATGCAGTCTCTAGAAATATCGGCGAACGCATTCTGGACTTTATCTGCTTTGAAGAAAGCAAGGGTCGACTCCCCAAGGGAATGGCCTTCCAGAGCGGTGTGGGCAAGGTGGCAAATGCTGTCCTTAGCGCCATGTCCGACGATAGCCGCCTTGGAACGATTGACCTTTATACCGAAGTCATTCAAGAAGCCGTGTTCCCGCTTTTAAAGAAGGGCAAGCTCGGTGTCGCTTCGGGTACGGCTCTTACTTTGTCCGAAAAAGCGCAGAAGGAATTCGTTGAAAATGCCGCCGAATGGAAAAAACACTTGGTGCTTCGCCAGCAAGAGGTGAGCAACAGCCCCGACGTGATTCGCCGCGTGGGCGTGATTTCCATGAATACGGCGCTAGAAGCCGACATCTTTGGCAATGTGAACAGCAGCCTTGTTTCGGGCTCTTCGATGATGAACGGAATTGGTGGCGCTGCTGACTTTGCGCGCAACTGCGCACTCGGATTTTTCTTGACTCCCTCGGTTGCCAAAGACGGTGCCATCAGTTCGATTGTGCCTTACGTAAGCCATGTGGACCAGACTGATCACGATACCATGATTTTCGTGACGGAACAGGGACTTGCCGACTTGCGTGGGCTTGCCGCCGAAGAACGTGCAAGACTCATTATCAAGAATTGCGCCCATCCGGATTTCCGCGAACCGCTCACGGATTTCTTGGAATACAGCCTGAAACATGCGAAGGGTTTACACATGCCCTTGGCCTTGGAACGGGCTTTCGAAATGCATTCCAGGTTCCTCGAAACTGGAAAAATGCGCTAA
- a CDS encoding OmpA family protein, whose product MKKIIALSLVAGGLAFAQSGLQGGTSGIHQHNAYTLGQWGIELGTGGDISSDAWSQSRGGVLYQGNTERSFHRNAGTLSGNVHAAIGLKDFIDLGVALPLYYDHANLKGDGEGDLWKASRGDLDVWLKAGLVGDAKSFFGLAIQGDVYFPTGDENVGVRPRHAWYLNDNGGVTHPYTAGGFSYAGTVVLSLNFGALGVPVLWNTHASFVYADKGTNTLVYGTGLNVMPTSWMDIFVEYSGEMRIEDGAYRRDPMDDPMLLTPGFRFHLPWHIDFALGADIAFRTLNNLGYDSEKDLKNVNEHMIHHANTTGNVSYGYAPTPTVAVTAALTWRFGGNVKDVQTDSDADGVPDAKDQCEKTPAGAVVDSLGCPQDSDKDGIFDGLDKCQNTRGGASVDSLGCEPDFDKDGVPDALDKCPNTAAGVKADSVGCPQDTDKDGVYDGLDKCENTPAGLPVDETGCPADADKDGVADAFDKCPNTAAGLAVDTLGCPADADKDGVPDALDKCPNTSEGAQVNAEGCEGDFDGDGIPDAKDQCPNTKQGVPVDSTGCPADADKDGVPDALDKCPDTKAGLNVDNTGCPLDFDKDGIPDGIDQCPNTLQGVPVDSTGCAADADKDGVYDGLDKCPDTPKGASVDTVGCPVDSDKDGVADFLDKCPNTLEGVRIDKKGCPLNKAEDLEQLKKGINFQSGSKKLTKASYKTLNNIVKLMKKFNTANIEVQGHTDNTGSEETNKQISQDRAQVVVDYFIQNGISSDRVRAVGFGSDKPIADNKTKKGRSKNRRVELVPF is encoded by the coding sequence ATGAAAAAAATCATTGCTTTGTCACTAGTCGCTGGCGGTCTTGCCTTTGCCCAGTCCGGGCTTCAGGGTGGTACCTCCGGTATTCATCAACACAACGCCTACACGTTGGGTCAGTGGGGTATCGAACTCGGTACGGGTGGAGATATTTCTTCGGACGCTTGGTCTCAGTCCCGTGGTGGCGTGCTTTACCAGGGAAACACGGAACGTTCTTTCCATAGGAATGCGGGTACTCTTAGCGGTAATGTTCATGCTGCAATTGGTCTGAAGGATTTCATTGACCTCGGTGTTGCCCTTCCGCTTTACTACGACCACGCCAACTTGAAAGGCGATGGCGAAGGCGATCTTTGGAAAGCTAGCCGCGGCGACCTGGACGTTTGGTTGAAGGCCGGCCTCGTGGGTGATGCCAAGAGCTTCTTTGGCCTCGCTATCCAGGGTGATGTCTACTTCCCGACCGGTGACGAAAACGTGGGCGTGCGTCCTCGTCATGCCTGGTATTTGAATGACAACGGCGGTGTTACCCACCCGTATACCGCTGGTGGATTTAGCTACGCTGGAACCGTGGTGCTCTCCTTGAACTTCGGCGCACTTGGTGTGCCGGTCTTGTGGAACACCCATGCAAGCTTTGTTTATGCCGACAAGGGTACCAATACCTTGGTTTATGGCACGGGCTTGAACGTGATGCCGACCAGCTGGATGGACATCTTTGTTGAATACTCCGGCGAAATGCGTATCGAAGACGGTGCATACCGTCGTGACCCGATGGACGACCCGATGCTCCTGACTCCGGGTTTCCGCTTCCATCTGCCGTGGCACATCGACTTCGCTTTGGGTGCTGACATTGCCTTCCGCACTCTTAATAACCTCGGCTACGATAGCGAAAAAGACTTGAAGAACGTGAATGAACACATGATTCATCATGCCAATACGACGGGTAATGTAAGCTATGGCTATGCTCCGACTCCGACGGTTGCTGTGACTGCAGCCCTTACCTGGCGCTTCGGCGGTAACGTCAAGGACGTGCAGACCGATAGCGATGCCGACGGCGTACCTGATGCCAAGGACCAGTGCGAAAAGACTCCGGCCGGCGCTGTGGTTGATTCCCTCGGTTGCCCGCAGGATTCTGACAAGGATGGTATTTTTGACGGCCTTGACAAGTGTCAGAATACTCGCGGTGGCGCAAGCGTCGACTCTCTCGGTTGCGAACCGGACTTCGACAAGGATGGCGTTCCTGACGCTCTCGACAAGTGCCCGAACACTGCTGCAGGCGTGAAGGCCGACTCTGTTGGTTGCCCGCAGGATACCGATAAGGACGGCGTGTACGACGGTCTCGACAAGTGCGAAAATACTCCGGCAGGTCTCCCGGTTGACGAAACGGGTTGCCCGGCTGATGCTGACAAGGACGGCGTTGCCGATGCATTCGACAAGTGCCCGAACACTGCTGCTGGCCTCGCTGTTGATACTCTCGGCTGCCCGGCTGACGCTGACAAGGATGGCGTACCTGATGCTCTCGACAAGTGCCCGAACACCAGCGAAGGTGCCCAGGTGAATGCTGAAGGTTGCGAAGGCGACTTCGATGGCGACGGCATTCCGGATGCTAAGGACCAGTGCCCGAACACCAAGCAGGGTGTGCCTGTTGATTCTACGGGTTGTCCGGCCGACGCTGACAAGGATGGCGTGCCTGATGCTCTCGACAAGTGCCCGGATACTAAGGCCGGCTTGAATGTTGACAATACGGGTTGCCCGCTCGACTTCGATAAGGACGGTATCCCGGATGGTATTGACCAGTGCCCGAATACTCTGCAGGGCGTGCCTGTTGATTCTACGGGTTGCGCTGCTGACGCAGACAAGGATGGCGTGTACGATGGTCTCGACAAGTGCCCGGATACTCCGAAGGGTGCATCTGTTGACACCGTTGGCTGCCCGGTCGATAGCGATAAGGATGGCGTGGCTGACTTCCTCGATAAGTGCCCGAATACCCTTGAAGGTGTACGTATCGACAAGAAGGGTTGCCCGCTCAACAAGGCTGAAGACCTCGAACAGTTGAAGAAGGGTATTAACTTCCAGAGTGGCTCCAAGAAGCTCACCAAGGCAAGCTACAAGACCTTGAACAACATCGTGAAGCTCATGAAGAAGTTCAACACCGCCAACATCGAAGTCCAGGGTCACACCGACAACACTGGCTCCGAAGAAACCAACAAGCAGATCTCTCAGGATCGTGCCCAGGTTGTGGTGGATTACTTCATCCAGAACGGTATTTCTTCTGACCGCGTTCGCGCTGTGGGCTTCGGCTCCGACAAGCCGATCGCCGATAACAAGACGAAGAAGGGCCGCTCTAAGAACCGCCGTGTTGAACTCGTACCGTTCTAA
- a CDS encoding FISUMP domain-containing protein, with protein MKNIFLRLTVTFALLTLLACDDSTSAKADESSSSRKAQSSSSSSLVNSSSSNTNEIESSSSVSGPALCKTENEDSCEYGEIIDDRDCQIYKTVKIGRQRWMAENLNYKTSDSRCYNDSAEYCKKYGSLYDGWGLSELCPSGWHIPSRDEWNELINLVGKYEAGKILRTKEGWNITEIPVDGLGFSARPAGYCNSKECGDEGKESSFWGTTEWWHDSSMMHSGWSTNFLYGLNLDKYGACVTTLNRYTWWSVRCVQDSIEKEPLFHDREQCIEERFCTDSVATPCKTADTDTCKYGKIVDEISGKIYKTVKIGCQMWMAENVNDESSRDRFGGIYCYNDSVSYCDQYGTLHTFHNAFCPSSSGYHLPDDTDFETLFRTVGGDSIAGKMLKSTSGWKDGANGIDAFGFSLLPSGVLSDDYSGIGERAYFWSGPEDSYSYNYYFIFSSADSVVKYTSRDTDGMAVRCMKNLPWYDDLFEP; from the coding sequence GTGAAAAATATATTTCTTCGTTTGACCGTGACTTTTGCTCTGCTCACTCTTCTCGCTTGTGACGATTCCACATCGGCAAAAGCAGATGAGTCGAGTTCTTCCCGAAAAGCACAGAGTTCCTCTTCATCTTCTTTGGTTAATTCATCTAGTTCAAACACGAACGAGATTGAGAGCAGTTCTTCGGTATCTGGACCCGCTTTATGCAAAACGGAAAACGAAGACAGTTGTGAATATGGCGAAATCATTGATGACAGGGATTGCCAAATCTACAAGACTGTTAAAATCGGACGTCAGAGATGGATGGCAGAAAACCTGAATTATAAGACAAGCGACAGTCGCTGCTACAATGACTCGGCGGAATACTGTAAAAAATATGGTAGCCTCTATGACGGATGGGGCTTATCTGAACTATGCCCTTCCGGCTGGCATATACCTAGTCGGGATGAATGGAACGAACTGATTAATTTGGTAGGAAAATACGAAGCAGGAAAAATCTTGAGAACGAAAGAAGGCTGGAATATAACTGAAATTCCCGTGGACGGACTCGGATTTTCTGCTCGTCCGGCAGGTTACTGCAACTCGAAAGAGTGTGGTGACGAGGGAAAAGAATCAAGCTTTTGGGGTACCACGGAATGGTGGCATGACTCTTCGATGATGCATTCCGGCTGGTCTACGAATTTTCTGTACGGATTGAACCTAGACAAATATGGCGCTTGTGTGACTACTCTCAACCGATATACGTGGTGGTCAGTCCGCTGCGTGCAGGATTCGATTGAAAAAGAACCTCTATTCCACGATAGGGAACAATGTATAGAAGAAAGATTCTGTACCGATTCTGTGGCAACCCCATGCAAAACTGCCGATACAGATACATGTAAATACGGAAAGATTGTCGATGAGATATCGGGTAAAATTTATAAGACGGTAAAAATCGGTTGCCAAATGTGGATGGCAGAAAATGTCAATGATGAATCCTCGCGCGATCGATTTGGCGGAATCTATTGCTATAACGACTCTGTTAGCTATTGCGATCAATATGGCACATTACATACATTTCATAATGCTTTTTGTCCGAGTAGTTCGGGATATCATTTACCAGACGATACCGATTTCGAAACGTTATTCCGTACGGTAGGTGGCGACTCTATCGCAGGGAAAATGCTCAAATCAACAAGCGGCTGGAAAGACGGGGCGAATGGAATCGATGCCTTCGGTTTTTCGCTTCTCCCTTCGGGAGTATTGTCTGATGACTATAGTGGCATCGGCGAAAGGGCCTATTTTTGGAGCGGTCCGGAAGACAGCTATTCTTATAACTACTATTTCATCTTTTCTTCAGCCGATTCTGTAGTAAAATACACGAGCCGTGATACGGACGGAATGGCCGTCCGCTGTATGAAGAATCTTCCATGGTATGATGATCTATTCGAACCTTAA